GCCGGCGACGCGCTGCCGTTCGCGCGAAACGAAGTCGCGGGTTGCCGCGACATGGTCCTGATCGCGATAGGCGGCCTCGGCACCGGCAAGCGCGGGCGCGCTGACGTTGAACGGCGAGCGGACCTTGTAGATGGCTTCGGCCAAGGCGGAATGGAACGCGATGCCGTATCCGATGCGCAGGCCCGCCAGCCCGTAGGCCTTTGAAAAGGTGCGAAGTGCGATCCACGGGCCGTCGTGCCGTTTCAGCCGTTCGAAAAGGCGCCCGCGTTCGGAATCTTTGACGAATTCGCCGTAGGCCTCATCCAGAACGATCAGGGTGTCCGGGTGCGCGGCGTTCAGCACCCGGTCGAAGTCTTCCAGCGCAATGGAGACGCCGACCGGGTTGCACGGCGAGCAGAGCACGAACACCCGTGGTCGCCCGGCAAGGGCGCTGACGATCTCTTCGACGGGAAAGCGCCAGTCTGCGGTGAAGGGGATCTTGCGGGTCACCGCCGACGCGTGCTGGGCGCAGATCTCGTAAAGCCCGAACGCCGGGACGACGGTCACGACCTCGTCATCCGGGCGCAGCACCATGCGGAACAGGATCGAGACAAGATCCTCGGACCCGGCGGTAAAGGCCAGCCGGTCGCCCGTGACGCCGAGATCCTTCGACAGCATCTCTCTTAGGCGCAGCTCTTCGCGATCGGGATACCGGAAGATGCCCGGTTGCACCGCCGCGATGGCAGGTGCCACCCGAGGCGAGCAGGAGAGCGGGTTCTCGTTGCTGTCGAGCTTGATCACGCGCTCCAACCCCAGCTCGCTGCGCATCTTCTCAAGCGATACACCGGCGTTGTAATCGGCCAACGCCAGAAGTTCGGGGCGAACGAGGCCGTTCAGGGGATCTGTTTCTGTCATTGAGCCGCTGCCAGATGTTTCGGGAATTCGACCCTGACGCTGATATCGATGAGCGAGTTGCAGGACTGGTTCACCCGCAGATCACCCGCCAGACCGATCAGCATGAAGGCATCGGCCTCATTCAGATCATGCCGGGCGGCGACCAGGCTGATCATCTCCTGCATGGCGATGGCGGCCGCGTCTTCGTATTCGGGCGCCGCGCCGTAGCTGATGATCTTGGTGTCGGATTCCATCCAAGGCCAGGTCCGCGCAGCCCCCTTCACCAGTTCGACCTTCACGGTCACCTTCGCGCCGATTTCGCACCCCGTGCCCACGGCTTCGGAATCGCTCATCACCGCGTGGACGTCGCCGATGAACAAGAGGCCGAGGTCGACGTTGACCGGCAGGTGGACGGTGGTCCCGACGCGCACGGCGTTGGAATCCATGTTCCCGCCGTGACGTCCGCAATGGATGCTGCTGACGCCCTCTCCGGCCGGGGCAGTGCCCATGGTGCCGATATTGGGCCTGAGCGGAATGCGCAGCGCATTGTCGAAGACAATCGCATCGCCATCGACCGG
The Pseudooceanicola algae genome window above contains:
- the hisC gene encoding histidinol-phosphate transaminase; protein product: MTETDPLNGLVRPELLALADYNAGVSLEKMRSELGLERVIKLDSNENPLSCSPRVAPAIAAVQPGIFRYPDREELRLREMLSKDLGVTGDRLAFTAGSEDLVSILFRMVLRPDDEVVTVVPAFGLYEICAQHASAVTRKIPFTADWRFPVEEIVSALAGRPRVFVLCSPCNPVGVSIALEDFDRVLNAAHPDTLIVLDEAYGEFVKDSERGRLFERLKRHDGPWIALRTFSKAYGLAGLRIGYGIAFHSALAEAIYKVRSPFNVSAPALAGAEAAYRDQDHVAATRDFVSRERQRVAGALRDMGLPPAPSDGNFLFFDCGRPARTLAQRLRQKGVLIKAWTEAGYENHARVTIGNTEDNDSFLTALREALDGEAE
- a CDS encoding acetamidase/formamidase family protein; amino-acid sequence: MPETPIFLDRDVVSYHCGKDVAPRVTVPSGSLVTVATHDARSGKLKRPEDVMPTAPDFDAPGHPKTNPVTGPIAVEGAEPGDALAVTILDIALDAEGFIIARPEWGVVRNSVPHQVAKMLPVDGDAIVFDNALRIPLRPNIGTMGTAPAGEGVSSIHCGRHGGNMDSNAVRVGTTVHLPVNVDLGLLFIGDVHAVMSDSEAVGTGCEIGAKVTVKVELVKGAARTWPWMESDTKIISYGAAPEYEDAAAIAMQEMISLVAARHDLNEADAFMLIGLAGDLRVNQSCNSLIDISVRVEFPKHLAAAQ